Genomic DNA from Ictidomys tridecemlineatus isolate mIctTri1 chromosome 6, mIctTri1.hap1, whole genome shotgun sequence:
AtattcctagtttttaaaaatgttcctcctttaaattttcaaattgtaTCCTCATGACTtgaaaatttgattattttcatatttactttctctagaggaaaaaaaatcttcattccTTCATCTCACACTTCTAGGGTTCCCATGTCCACATTAAGAACCAAGTTGCTGGAATACATAGATAAGACTCAAATTAAGCAGATGTTTGCTCAAAGAAAGAATGTATCAGATCCTATACAGAGAATAAAGGGCtgctttttctttgatttctcctgaattaaaaaagaaaaaattaaaaaagtgaaagGTACATAGGAAGGTAGATTTCTCACCCAAATAATCTCAGAGGAGTatgcattttccttttttgtctaAGTGGTACTGTTAAGTACAAACACAAGAAGTCTcctatttggtttttatttttgtatagtgTAATTGTATTACTTTAATACTTTTGTAAGAAGGCATTATcttctaacactaactctagctaATCTTACTGATAGCCAAGTACAATATGAACCACTTAAATGATTTAATCTATAAGTTTTGCAAACAGATTCTCATAACTACACTGTCCTCTGCATGGTGCCCATCGTCTCCCCAAATTAAATGTGAAGCCAAAGCCTTGGGTTATAATCTTATGAGGaattcttttaaaagattataattttatatgtgaGATGCCTCTAATACCCcatgtttagaaaataaattgcCCATAAAGAGATATAgagctttgaatattttaaatgaagataaCCAAACATAGAAACACAAAAATCATATCAGTAGCCCTCTAACAGAGATCTTAATGTTCTTTTGCCCTAGTAATTTAAccttaaatattagaaaaaaatcaacatggaAGATACATTCATTGTAGATGCTAAAGGAGTGGGAAATTAAGAAGCCCTTATATATCAAGAGCTACCATTCTGAGTTGGATTCTGTTTCAAAGAGAAGTTGTTAAATATTACCTGGAAAAATCATGTTTGTTTATTAATATCAGATGCTTGATAAACATGAATATTCTCTATCTAGAGAATACTCCCAACACCACAAAACCTAATGCCTTAATCTAAGTATTAATGGGCTATATTCTGCTGCCATATTTTCCATACACTGACTCCAAGTTTcataaaaattgctttaaaaactctttttgagttttctgaggaattctTGAGGTAGTATATTGATACTTGGTTATGCATGAAGTAAGATTTCCTGATCAGATTCACACAGCAGATATTTTTCAAGACCTTTAGTGaagatatgttattttattttttcagagatcATACTTGAAACATGGCTCACAGTGACTTCCTCTATCCAGAGAACCCAAGGAAGCGGCAGGAAGTAAACCGGCTTCACCAGCAGCTCCTTGACTGCTTATCTGACAGCTTCCATGCCACCAATAAGCTGATAGGGGTTCTAAATACACACTTGGGCTGCACACTGGCCTCCACCGAAATGAAGAGAGATGGGACTATCAAAGAAAATTGTGACATCATCATCCAAGCCATAATGAATATCCAAAATGAACTGCAAAAGGTTGATGaagcactaaaagaaaaactagaaccAACCTTGTATAGAAAACTTCAGGATATTAAGGAAAGGGAAACAGAGAAGATTGCAATCGTACAAAAGGTTATTTCAGTCATTCTGGGAGAAGCTACATCTGCAGCCAGTGCAGTGGCTGTTAAACTCGTGGGCTCAAATGTGACAACTGGCATAATTAACAAGTTGGTCACTGTGTTAGCTCAAATCGGTGCTTCTCTCCTCGGTAGTATTGGAATTGCTGTTCTTGGCCTTGGCATAGATATGATCTTCCGGGCCATCCTGGGAGCAGTGGAGAAAACACAGCTTCAAGCAGCCATCAAAAGTTATGAGAAGCATCTGGTGGAAttcaagtcagcctcagaaaaataTCATCATGCCATTACTGAGGTCACAGATATTGTCAAACACCAAATGAAATGAATAACCTTTTGGTTTGCCACTGGAATATTTTTCTGCTTCCCTCTTAATAACAGCATTTGCTTCTTTGATTTTCCATATGTTTCCAATATGGATATAAATGGGATAAAGAGTTCAGAAAGGGAAACTGGAGATGTTAAAACTAGATTAATCTTGAGTTTTGCACAAATAATGAATGACTGGATCAGCTGGTGCTAAAACCTGTGAGGTAAAAGATGTATATCCCAGGATGTTTTCTCACCCTACTCTACCAGATCTACATAGGAGTAAATGTTATCACAGAGCAGCAGGTGTAAGaattgctttattctttttttcttttttactttccaGTCAAAATTCTTAACATTTACATTGAATGCAGACACTTTCATGTCTACCACTAGCTTCAAACATCACTTAATACTAAGGAAGCATATTAAAGAACTTCTGGCTAGAtacaaaccaaataaaataaaatagaaatgctaCCATATTTTTTAACCATTAGATTTAGTCCAGTTTTCTATAGACAGGAAGAGACTGAAAATGGTTTATAATGGGcagaggttatagctcagttggtagagtgcttgccctatatgcataaggccctgggttaaatccctagtaccacaaaaaataaaaaataaatgatttgtaaCAATTGGTTTCAATGATGAGACAATGTATCTGTGAACTTCTACTAATTACACAATGTAATCTgggtggattaaaaaaaatgaaaaaagttctgTTTCTATAATTGTAATCCATGCGGACCAACTATGATGACTATGATGACAAAGTGTAATTCaggtataattataatttatatatatatcaccccAGCTATATATGCATAAAATGTGCTTGGAATGCAGAAAAGAAACTCATtactctttaaatatttgttattaaaaaaaaagacaatttattatgagttttctgaaaaaaaataactttgcttTCAATACTAGCAGAAAGCAAGCAGTTGCC
This window encodes:
- the Smco3 gene encoding single-pass membrane and coiled-coil domain-containing protein 3; translated protein: MAHSDFLYPENPRKRQEVNRLHQQLLDCLSDSFHATNKLIGVLNTHLGCTLASTEMKRDGTIKENCDIIIQAIMNIQNELQKVDEALKEKLEPTLYRKLQDIKERETEKIAIVQKVISVILGEATSAASAVAVKLVGSNVTTGIINKLVTVLAQIGASLLGSIGIAVLGLGIDMIFRAILGAVEKTQLQAAIKSYEKHLVEFKSASEKYHHAITEVTDIVKHQMK